A genomic region of Candidatus Pseudomonas phytovorans contains the following coding sequences:
- a CDS encoding DUF1161 domain-containing protein produces the protein MNKLILALGLMTLAGGALAAGKPCEELKAEIAAKLDAKGVSGYKLEIVKKGEPAGKVIGSCEAGTKEIVYRRG, from the coding sequence ATGAACAAACTGATTCTGGCGCTGGGCCTGATGACCCTGGCCGGTGGTGCGCTGGCAGCAGGCAAGCCGTGCGAGGAACTGAAGGCAGAGATTGCGGCCAAGCTGGATGCCAAAGGGGTTTCTGGCTACAAGCTGGAGATCGTCAAAAAAGGCGAACCTGCGGGCAAGGTGATTGGTAGCTGTGAGGCAGGCACCAAAGAGATTGTGTACCGACGCGGCTGA
- a CDS encoding dodecin family protein, with translation MTDHHTYKKIELVGSSPTSIEDAINNALAEAGKSIKHLEWFEVIDTRGHIRDNKAAHFQVTLKVGFRIANS, from the coding sequence ATGACTGACCATCACACTTACAAGAAGATCGAGCTGGTGGGGTCTTCGCCTACCAGCATCGAAGACGCGATCAACAATGCCCTGGCCGAAGCCGGCAAAAGCATCAAGCACCTGGAATGGTTCGAGGTGATCGATACCCGTGGCCATATCCGCGACAACAAGGCGGCGCACTTCCAGGTCACGCTGAAGGTCGGCTTCCGTATCGCCAATAGCTGA
- a CDS encoding LysR family transcriptional regulator, giving the protein MAHDLPPLNALRAFEATARLNSVSQAAEALHVTHGAVSRQIKVLEEHLGVALFVKDGRGIKLTDAGLRLRDASGEAFDRLRSVCAELSRDVSEAPFVLGCSGSLLARWFIPRLGRLKADLPELRLHLSAGEGDLDPRRPGLDALLVYAEPPWPSDMQVHVLAEERIGPVLSPHFAGFERLRGAPASALLQEALLHTTSRPQAWPTWGEQQGLAPARLQYGQAFEHLYYLLEAAVAGLGIAIAPQPLVADDLRAGRLSAPWGFSPTRAALALWVPRRAADGRAEQLAQWLRAELARQSA; this is encoded by the coding sequence ATGGCCCACGACCTCCCTCCCCTCAATGCCCTTCGTGCCTTCGAGGCTACCGCCAGGCTTAACAGTGTTAGTCAGGCGGCCGAGGCGCTGCATGTCACCCATGGCGCCGTCAGCCGGCAGATCAAGGTACTGGAGGAGCATTTGGGCGTAGCCCTGTTCGTCAAGGACGGGCGTGGCATCAAACTCACAGATGCAGGCCTACGCCTGCGTGATGCCAGTGGTGAGGCTTTCGATCGCTTGCGCAGTGTGTGCGCCGAGCTCAGTCGCGATGTCAGCGAGGCGCCATTTGTGCTGGGTTGCTCGGGCAGCCTGCTGGCGCGCTGGTTCATTCCGAGGCTGGGGCGCCTTAAGGCGGACTTGCCGGAATTGCGCCTGCATCTGTCAGCCGGTGAAGGTGACCTTGACCCGCGTCGCCCAGGCCTTGATGCATTGCTGGTGTACGCTGAGCCGCCATGGCCTTCGGACATGCAGGTGCATGTGCTGGCCGAGGAGCGTATCGGCCCGGTGCTCAGCCCGCATTTTGCCGGCTTCGAACGCTTGCGTGGCGCACCTGCCAGCGCCCTGCTGCAGGAGGCTCTGCTGCATACCACGTCACGTCCGCAAGCATGGCCAACCTGGGGTGAGCAGCAGGGGCTGGCCCCGGCCAGGTTGCAGTACGGTCAGGCGTTCGAGCATTTGTATTATTTGCTGGAGGCTGCGGTTGCAGGCCTTGGCATCGCCATCGCGCCGCAGCCACTGGTGGCTGATGACCTGCGGGCCGGGCGCCTTAGCGCACCGTGGGGCTTTTCCCCCACCCGGGCAGCTTTGGCGTTGTGGGTGCCCCGGCGCGCCGCAGATGGGCGCGCCGAGCAGTTGGCGCAGTGGCTACGCGCCGAGCTTGCGCGGCAGAGCGCTTAG
- a CDS encoding OsmC family protein, translated as MKKTASAIWQGGLKDGKGLLSTESGALKQNPYGFNTRFEGTPGTNPEELIGAAHAGCFSMALSMMLGEAGLTADRIDTAAEVTLDKLPDGFAITAVHLVLRAKVPGASEAQFLEIANKAKEGCPVSKVLNAKISLDAALVG; from the coding sequence ATGAAAAAGACAGCATCGGCGATTTGGCAAGGTGGCCTGAAGGACGGCAAGGGCCTGCTTTCTACCGAAAGCGGCGCGCTCAAGCAGAACCCTTATGGCTTCAACACCCGTTTCGAGGGCACGCCCGGGACCAACCCGGAGGAGCTGATTGGCGCGGCGCATGCCGGCTGCTTCTCGATGGCGTTGTCGATGATGCTGGGTGAAGCAGGCCTGACAGCGGACCGGATCGACACCGCCGCCGAGGTGACGCTCGACAAGCTGCCTGATGGTTTTGCTATCACTGCCGTGCACCTGGTGCTCAGGGCGAAGGTGCCCGGGGCGAGCGAAGCGCAGTTCCTGGAAATTGCCAACAAGGCCAAGGAAGGGTGCCCGGTGTCCAAGGTGCTGAACGCGAAAATCAGCCTGGATGCAGCGCTGGTGGGCTGA
- a CDS encoding DUF883 family protein has protein sequence MHRNSLRKTSLESMEAEIESLLKSLENLKHDASEESQKSVKAIRSNAESALRHSRSLLSDAYEEVKQRTRQTGIATRDYAQEHPYTTAGVAIGALGLLAAYLLTKRN, from the coding sequence ATGCACCGCAACTCGCTGCGTAAAACATCCCTGGAAAGCATGGAAGCAGAGATCGAGAGCCTTCTGAAAAGCCTGGAGAACCTCAAGCATGATGCCTCGGAAGAGTCCCAGAAGTCGGTGAAGGCAATCCGCAGCAACGCCGAGAGCGCCCTCCGTCATTCGCGCAGCCTGCTGAGCGATGCCTATGAGGAGGTTAAACAGCGCACCCGCCAGACTGGCATCGCCACCCGCGACTACGCTCAGGAACACCCGTACACCACCGCAGGGGTAGCCATTGGTGCACTGGGCCTGCTGGCAGCCTACCTACTGACCAAACGTAACTAA
- a CDS encoding LLM class flavin-dependent oxidoreductase, whose amino-acid sequence MTQLRDLKISTLDLVPVRAGAGPAQSLRNSLDLAQHVERFGYNRFWVAEHHNMDGIASSATSVLIGYLAGGTSTIRVGSGGVMLPNHAPLVIAEQFGTLASLYPGRIDLGLGRAPGSDQMTAYALRRDRAGGPDDFPDDVEELSRYLGPRTDDQKVIAVPGHDTDVPMWLLGSSLFSAQLAGMRGMPYAFASHFAPRMMHEAIRVYRNHFKPSTTLDKPYVMLGIPMVVAETDEKAEYLATSVYQRILALIRGQSLMQKPPVESMDGLWLPHERDAVGSFLGLAMIGSPQKVRAKVEVLLEQTGADELIFTCDLYEHADRIRSYELLAQALKTE is encoded by the coding sequence ATGACGCAGCTGCGTGACCTGAAAATATCCACCCTCGATCTGGTGCCCGTGCGCGCCGGCGCGGGCCCCGCGCAGTCGCTGCGCAACTCGCTGGACCTGGCCCAGCACGTCGAGCGCTTTGGCTACAACCGCTTCTGGGTGGCCGAGCACCACAACATGGACGGCATCGCCAGTTCGGCGACGTCGGTGCTGATCGGCTATCTGGCCGGCGGTACTTCGACCATTCGCGTGGGCTCTGGCGGGGTGATGCTGCCCAACCACGCGCCACTGGTGATTGCCGAACAGTTCGGCACCTTGGCCAGCCTGTACCCGGGGCGAATCGACCTGGGCCTGGGCCGTGCGCCGGGTTCGGACCAGATGACGGCCTATGCCCTGCGCCGCGACCGCGCTGGCGGCCCGGACGACTTCCCGGACGATGTCGAAGAGCTGTCGCGCTACCTCGGCCCGCGTACCGATGATCAAAAAGTGATCGCCGTGCCGGGGCACGACACGGATGTGCCGATGTGGCTGCTCGGTTCCAGCCTGTTCAGCGCCCAGCTGGCGGGCATGCGCGGCATGCCCTACGCCTTCGCTTCGCACTTTGCGCCGCGCATGATGCATGAGGCAATCCGCGTGTACCGCAACCATTTCAAGCCCTCGACCACGCTCGACAAGCCGTATGTGATGCTGGGCATCCCCATGGTAGTGGCAGAAACCGACGAAAAGGCCGAATACCTGGCTACCTCGGTGTACCAACGCATCCTGGCGCTGATTCGCGGCCAGAGCCTCATGCAGAAGCCGCCGGTAGAAAGCATGGATGGCTTGTGGCTGCCCCATGAGCGTGATGCGGTGGGCAGTTTCCTGGGCCTGGCGATGATCGGCAGCCCGCAGAAGGTACGGGCCAAGGTGGAGGTGCTGCTGGAGCAGACCGGGGCCGATGAGCTGATTTTTACCTGTGACCTGTATGAGCATGCGGACCGGATTCGGTCCTATGAACTGTTAGCGCAGGCCCTGAAGACCGAGTGA
- a CDS encoding DUF1161 domain-containing protein, with translation MIRVAIAVLASLVATSTLAAVKPCEELKAEIEAKIQAQGVPSYTLEIVPNNEVKDQNMVVGTCDGGTKKIIYQKNDR, from the coding sequence ATGATTCGCGTAGCAATCGCCGTGTTGGCTTCCCTGGTCGCCACCTCCACGTTGGCGGCGGTCAAGCCGTGCGAAGAGCTGAAAGCCGAGATCGAGGCAAAGATCCAGGCTCAGGGTGTGCCGTCCTACACCCTGGAGATCGTGCCCAACAATGAGGTCAAGGACCAGAACATGGTCGTCGGGACCTGCGATGGCGGCACGAAGAAGATCATTTACCAAAAGAATGATCGGTAG